Proteins from a single region of Apium graveolens cultivar Ventura chromosome 7, ASM990537v1, whole genome shotgun sequence:
- the LOC141675097 gene encoding growth-regulating factor 4-like isoform X1 — protein MSSDLVSVAVAGEGFRPPFTAVQWQELEQQALVYKYLMAGLPVPPELVITIRRSFEALSARFFHHSTLGYFSYYGKKFDPEPGRCRRTDGKKWRCSKDAYLDSKYCERHMHRGRNRSRKPVESQSTSQSLPTVMQHITTGSSSGGIFQGSGSRNFQNLPLYPTIESETLCYGSNRLKLQMEQQSPYGIANKEYRYLQGPTPDANEHNSSPVVSGTVRGLGMDSNLNNAWPLLSSQVHSSPLLKSKNGSNLQENYNMDVPRVYECDDATVRNQRRKHCFFGNDSSSLGPVKHEHHLTRPFLDKCPKSMKSWPELDERCNKRASSTTQLSISIPVAPSAYSARIDSLDADVQTSC, from the exons ATGAGTAGTGATTTAGTGTCAGTTGCAGTGGCCGGAGAAGGGTTCCGGCCACCTTTCACGGCAGTGCAATGGCAGGAGTTGGAGCAACAAGCATTGGTATATAAGTATTTAATGGCAGGATTGCCGGTGCCACCGGAACTTGTTATTACTATTCGGAGGAGCTTCGAGGCTTTGTCTGCTCGGTTTTTTCATCACTCTACCT TGGGCTATTTCTCCTATTACGGGAAAAAATTCGACCCTGAGCCGGGTAGATGCCGCAGGACTGATGGAAAAAAGTGGAGGTGCTCCAAAGATGCCTATCTGGACTCCAAATACTGTGAGCGACACATGCACCGTGGCCGCAACCGTTCAAGAAAGCCTGTGGAATCTCAATCTACTTCACAATCCCTGCCGACTGTGATGCAGCATATAACTACTGGTAGCAGTAGTGGTGGAATCTTTCAAGGTAGTGGAAGTCGAAACTTTCAAAACTTGCCTTTGTATCCAACCATTGAATCAGAGACTTTATGTTACGGAAGCAATAGATTAAAGTTGCAGATGGAACAACAGTCTCCTTATGGTATAGCAAACAAAGAGTACAG GTATCTCCAGGGACCAACTCCTGATGCAAATGAGCATAACTCATCTCCTGTAGTTTCGGGCACTGTCAGGGGTCTTGGGATGGACAGTAATTTGAACAATGCATGGCCTCTGTTGTCATCCCAAGTTCACTCAAGCCCGTTGTTGAAATCAAAAAACGGTTCTAATCTGCAAGAAAATTATAATATGGATGTGCCTAGAGTTTATGAATGTGATGATGCTACAGTGAGAAATCAGCGACGAAAACATTGCTTCTTTGGCAATGATAGTAGCTCACTAGGACCTGTGAAACATGAGCATCATTTAACTCGTCCTTTTTTAGATAAGTGCCCAAAATCCATGAAATCTTGGCCTGAACTCGATGAAAGGTGTAACAAAAGGGCATCGTCCACCACTCAGCTATCAATCTCCATTCCAGTGGCTCCCTCAGCATATTCTGCAAGGATTGATAGCCTAGATG CAGATGTTCAGACAAGCTGCTGA
- the LOC141670784 gene encoding uncharacterized protein LOC141670784 — protein sequence MGSFIGHVIPGTLFIVIGVWHIWCSLVRQVLNPKFYRVRVWNPVPGYNGKLKHLELYVVSVGAFLDMCVELIYSPHFQYFVNGVLNPTHMNDFEHGGMLLMFFVYGIVMLLSEKTSYLPLPDGALCFVGATAFCAEFLLFFFHSTTHKGLEGHYHLILVLLVGMCIFSVIAGALMPNNFAIDLCIGIAMTLQGIWFYQTAFSLYGPSMPDGCELKDNKVVCNSIDQEVRGLLLANFQLYCLVFGVMIAVVSSYGFAVKRYGQANLKSSRGYG from the exons ATGGGGTCTTTTATAGGGCATGTTATACCAGGAACATTATTCATAGTGATTGGTGTATGGCACATATGGTGCTCTTTGGTGAGGCAAGTTTTGAATCCTAAGTTTTACCGGGTCAGGGTTTGGAATCCCGTCCCTGGTTACAATGGAAAACTGAAACATTTAGAGTTGTATGTTGTGTCTGTCGGGGCTTTTCTTGATATGTGTGTAGAGCTTATATATTCACCTCACTTTCAGTACTTTGTTAATGGAGTCCTGAATCCAACTCACATGAATGATTTTGAACATGGTGGAATGCTTCTCATGTTCTTCGTCTATGGTATTGTCATGTTGCTGTCTGAGAAGACCAG TTATCTTCCCTTACCAGATGGAGCTTTATGTTTCGTTGGTGCCACAGCATTTTGTGCAGAGTTTTTACTGTTCTTCTTTCACTCGACTACACATAAAGGTCTAGAGGGGCATTACCATCTCATCCTTGTCCTCCTTGTAGGGATGTGCATATTCTCCGTAATTGCAGGAGCTCTCATGCCAAACAACTTTGCAATTGATTTGTGTATTGGAATTGCTATGACACTACAAGGCATTTGGTTCTATCAGACTGCATTTTCACTCTACGGACCGTCAATGCCTGATGGCTGCGAGCTTAAAGACAACAAGGTCGTTTGTAACTCAATAGACCAGGAGGTTCGAGGATTGTTGCTTGCCAACTTTCAGTTGTACTGTCTTGTTTTTGGTGTCATGATTGCAGTTGTTAGTTCATATGGTTTCGCGGTTAAGAGATATGGTCAGGCTAACCTTAAAAGTTCCCGGGGTTATGGTTAG
- the LOC141675097 gene encoding growth-regulating factor 4-like isoform X2, whose amino-acid sequence MSSDLVSVAVAGEGFRPPFTAVQWQELEQQALVYKYLMAGLPVPPELVITIRRSFEALSARFFHHSTLGYFSYYGKKFDPEPGRCRRTDGKKWRCSKDAYLDSKYCERHMHRGRNRSRKPVESQSTSQSLPTVMQHITTGSSSGGIFQGSGSRNFQNLPLYPTIESETLCYGSNRLKLQMEQQSPYGIANKEYRYLQGPTPDANEHNSSPVVSGTVRGLGMDSNLNNAWPLLSSQVHSSPLLKSKNGSNLQENYNMDVPRVYECDDATVRNQRRKHCFFGNDSSSLGPVKHEHHLTRPFLDKCPKSMKSWPELDERCNKRASSTTQLSISIPVAPSAYSARIDSLDDVQTSC is encoded by the exons ATGAGTAGTGATTTAGTGTCAGTTGCAGTGGCCGGAGAAGGGTTCCGGCCACCTTTCACGGCAGTGCAATGGCAGGAGTTGGAGCAACAAGCATTGGTATATAAGTATTTAATGGCAGGATTGCCGGTGCCACCGGAACTTGTTATTACTATTCGGAGGAGCTTCGAGGCTTTGTCTGCTCGGTTTTTTCATCACTCTACCT TGGGCTATTTCTCCTATTACGGGAAAAAATTCGACCCTGAGCCGGGTAGATGCCGCAGGACTGATGGAAAAAAGTGGAGGTGCTCCAAAGATGCCTATCTGGACTCCAAATACTGTGAGCGACACATGCACCGTGGCCGCAACCGTTCAAGAAAGCCTGTGGAATCTCAATCTACTTCACAATCCCTGCCGACTGTGATGCAGCATATAACTACTGGTAGCAGTAGTGGTGGAATCTTTCAAGGTAGTGGAAGTCGAAACTTTCAAAACTTGCCTTTGTATCCAACCATTGAATCAGAGACTTTATGTTACGGAAGCAATAGATTAAAGTTGCAGATGGAACAACAGTCTCCTTATGGTATAGCAAACAAAGAGTACAG GTATCTCCAGGGACCAACTCCTGATGCAAATGAGCATAACTCATCTCCTGTAGTTTCGGGCACTGTCAGGGGTCTTGGGATGGACAGTAATTTGAACAATGCATGGCCTCTGTTGTCATCCCAAGTTCACTCAAGCCCGTTGTTGAAATCAAAAAACGGTTCTAATCTGCAAGAAAATTATAATATGGATGTGCCTAGAGTTTATGAATGTGATGATGCTACAGTGAGAAATCAGCGACGAAAACATTGCTTCTTTGGCAATGATAGTAGCTCACTAGGACCTGTGAAACATGAGCATCATTTAACTCGTCCTTTTTTAGATAAGTGCCCAAAATCCATGAAATCTTGGCCTGAACTCGATGAAAGGTGTAACAAAAGGGCATCGTCCACCACTCAGCTATCAATCTCCATTCCAGTGGCTCCCTCAGCATATTCTGCAAGGATTGATAGCCTAGATG ATGTTCAGACAAGCTGCTGA